The Nodosilinea sp. FACHB-141 genome has a segment encoding these proteins:
- a CDS encoding GNAT family N-acetyltransferase gives MIKTKNLQLRAVKPIHVELFWRNRDELAILLQTTLPKNWPHFSEAFSPNANETADANSGLTHWCGYFFIWPAGGVLVGNGGFKGPPDRSGTVEIGYEIAADYWNRGFATEAAQGMIDYAFAQREVQTVIAHTLAEENASNRVLQKVGMRYVAEVDNSELGKIYRWQISRKEYKP, from the coding sequence ATGATTAAAACTAAAAACCTTCAGCTACGCGCCGTGAAACCAATTCACGTAGAACTTTTTTGGCGCAATAGAGACGAGCTAGCAATTCTCTTACAGACCACCCTACCTAAGAATTGGCCTCATTTCTCAGAAGCCTTTTCTCCTAATGCAAATGAGACTGCCGATGCTAACTCAGGGCTAACTCACTGGTGCGGATATTTCTTTATCTGGCCAGCCGGCGGCGTGCTGGTCGGCAATGGCGGATTTAAAGGCCCCCCCGACCGCTCAGGGACGGTGGAAATCGGATACGAAATCGCCGCCGACTATTGGAATCGTGGATTTGCGACCGAGGCTGCCCAGGGAATGATTGATTATGCTTTTGCGCAAAGGGAAGTGCAAACGGTTATAGCCCATACCCTAGCCGAAGAAAACGCCTCAAATCGTGTGCTGCAAAAAGTAGGGATGAGGTATGTCGCTGAGGTAGATAACTCCGAACTAGGCAAAATATACCGTTGGCAGATTAGCAGGAAGGAATATAAACCGTGA
- a CDS encoding DUF924 family protein, translated as MTIQPFETVLQFWFPDQLNQGQAAIVRQWQWWFRGGMSASENERFLPLLEQAIRGDLDHWAEEPRSRLALIILLDQFSRAIYQGTAKAFAQDAKACLLALEGINVGHYSALITPWEKTFFLLPLGHSESLKKLDLAVQLVNELVQEALPEHRELLAFSASQARAHREVIARFGRQPHRNALLGRVSTPEELDYLATGQLVHTRSMPPHLSALLNDA; from the coding sequence GTGACTATTCAACCTTTTGAAACGGTGCTTCAGTTCTGGTTTCCTGACCAACTTAACCAGGGTCAGGCGGCCATCGTTCGCCAGTGGCAGTGGTGGTTTCGAGGTGGTATGAGCGCCAGTGAGAACGAGCGTTTTTTGCCGTTGCTCGAGCAGGCTATCCGAGGTGACCTTGACCATTGGGCTGAGGAACCGCGATCGCGCCTAGCGCTCATCATTCTTCTCGACCAGTTTTCTCGAGCGATCTATCAAGGCACCGCTAAAGCCTTTGCCCAGGATGCGAAGGCCTGTCTGCTCGCGTTAGAAGGCATTAACGTCGGCCATTACTCCGCCCTAATAACACCTTGGGAAAAGACGTTTTTCTTGCTGCCGCTAGGTCATTCTGAATCGTTGAAAAAATTGGATTTGGCCGTTCAATTGGTCAACGAACTGGTGCAAGAGGCCCTACCTGAGCATCGCGAATTGCTGGCATTTTCTGCCTCCCAAGCGCGTGCCCATCGAGAGGTGATTGCCCGGTTTGGGCGACAGCCCCACCGCAATGCTCTGCTAGGACGCGTCTCAACTCCTGAAGAACTCGATTACCTAGCTACAGGCCAGTTGGTCCACACCCGTTCAATGCCGCCTCACCTATCTGCACTGCTTAACGATGCATAA